In Flammeovirgaceae bacterium, the sequence GAATACAGCCCGCTGGAATCAACCTGATTACGGTGTTTAAATCACTGCTTAAAGAGGCATGAGTATTGACTTGGATTGGTTTGTTAACCGGCCGATCATGTTAAAAAACTATTTAAAAGTTGCATTTCGCAGCCTCATCAAGCAGCGTGTCTATTCCTTCATTAATATTTTTGGCTTATCCGTAGGAATTGCCAGTTGCCTGTTGATTACGCTGTTTGTAACCTCGGAGTTTTCATACGATACCTTTCACCCGTATGCGGACCGCATTTACAAAATAGCCCTCGAACGAAAGTACCCTAATCACTCAACATATTACGCCATTATTCCTCACTCCTATGCTGAAGTAATACCCGAGGACTTTCCTGAGGTTGAATCCGTTGTGCGTATGGGGGGTCCGTTTAATGATGTTGTGGTAACCTACGAAAAGGGTGATGAAAAAATTCAGTTCGAAGAAGATTACATCATGGCAGCAGACTCCAATTTCTTTAATGTGTTTAATATCAAACTACTGCAAGGAAACGTTAATTCAATTTTTACCACAGTTAACGATATTGTACTTACCGAATCTGCTGCCAAACGTTATTTCGGAACGGAAGATCCTATTGGCAAAACACTTAAATTTTTCAACAACGATTTCAAGGTAACCGGAATCTGTGAAGATGTACCTCACAATTCGCACATGAAGTTTGATTTCCTCACCAAATGGAACGAACAATTCTTCGGTGACAGAAGAGTCAATTTCATCACATTTTCAGCGCATGTTTACCTGGTGCTGAAACCGGGAACAAACCCGATTGAGTTGGAAGCAAAATTCCCGAAAATGGTCGATACGTATGCTTCCGCCCAGATTGAATCGGACCTGGGAAAATCGTGGGAGGATTACAAAAAAGAAGGCAATGGGTATCGTTATTTCTTACAACCACTCCCATCCATTCACCTGGATCCAACCAACATCGAAGCGAAAATGCAGCCCGGAGGAAACATCAATTACGTGTATTTCCTAATTGGCATTGCTGTACTGATTGTGGTTATAGCCAGTATCAACTTCATGAACCTTGCCACGGCACGTTCAGCCGAGCGGGCACGCGAAGTAGGTGTTCGTAAAACCATGGGTTCTATGAAAAACCAACTCATCTTCCAATTTCTAATTGAGTCAATACTCATTTGCTTTATTGCAACACTACTGGCTTTATTATGGGTACAACTGGCATTACCCGGATTCAATTTACTTGCACAGAAAAGCCTGAGTCTTCAAATTACACCACTTATTATTCTAAGCCTTGCTTTGTTAATACTGGGTGTGGGTTTCCTGGCCGGCAGCTACCCTGCCTTTGTACTTTCGGGGTTTAACCCGGTAGCCGTAATGAAGGGCAATTTTACCGGAAGTGCCAATGGTTCGTGGCTGCGCAGCGGGCTTGTGGTTTTTCAGTTCATTATTTCTATTTCACTTATTGCCGGAACGTTGATTATTTCACGCCAAATGAAGTTTATGCAGAACAAGTCGCTTGGTTTTGATAAAGAACAGATATTATTAATTGAGCGGGCTTTTGTACTTCAGGATAAAACAAAGACCTTTTTAGAGGAGGTTCGGAAACTGCCCGAGGTTGAAAAAGCAGGCGGCTCCTTTGCGATGCTGGGTCGCCAGGGTGATTTTTTCGGGGCTCAATTTATAGGAAAGGGCTCCTCAGAAATTCTTACCACAAAAAGCATGGTGATTGACGATGAACTGGCAGAAACGATCGGGTTTGAATTTGTTGACGGCAAAGGATATTCAAAGGAAACGAGTGATTCGCTGTCCATCATACTCAACGAAACAGCCGTAAAAACAATGGGATTGGTAGATCCGGTAGGCCAAACACTTAACCAGATACAACGCGGCCCGAACGGAACACAAACCGTTACCTTCACTATTATAGGGGTAATCAAAGATTTCAATTTTCAATCGCTTCGTGACCCCATAACACCGCTGACCATTCAAAGTACTGAAACGTTTGGTCCGGCAATCGGGTATGCCTACATCCGGATCAAAGGGAATGGCATTCAACGTGGTGTTGAAAAAATTGAAGGGTTATGGAAAGAAATGGTACCAGGCCAACCCATGAAATATTCTTTCCTTGATCAAAACCTGAATGCAAATTATGAAACCGAGCAACGGGCAGGTGCCGTATTTGCAACCTTTTCAGCACTGGCTATTTGCATTGCGTGTGTGGGTTTGTTTGGATTGGCCGCCTATACAGCCAGCTTGCGCACCAAAGAAATTGGTGTAAGGAAAGTTATGGGGGCCTCTGTTGGGAGTGTGGTGTTTCTTCTTTCGAAAGACTTTACAAAACTTATTTTAATTGCCTTCGTGATTGCGGTGCCGCTTTCGTGGTACCTCATGAACAACTGGTTAAATGGATTTGCTTATCGGATAAACCTTGATGTCGGAACTTTTCTATTGGCCGGATTCATAGCTGTTGCTATTGCCTGGGTTACCGTGAGTTACCAATCGATAAAGGCTGCCATTGCTAATCCGGTAAGGTCGCTAAGGAGCGAGTAGCCGCTTGAATATAATTCTTAAACGGGTTCTTAATAAAATAAGCCCTATAAGAAGCGTTATCGGCTGTTATCTTCCACAAAATTTGGCCTGAATCATTAACAACGGTTACTGTTGCATCTTTCCGGGTAGTACACACCAGGTATCTTCCTTCACCAATCATTTCGGCACTGCACATCCTGTAGGATGACAGGGCCCGTGGCAACTCTATATAAATAGCCGGGGTCACTGTGTGTTCGCGTTCATTAATTTGAAAGGACAACACCCTTGAATTTGGCCGGGCCTTTAATTCGCCATTATCAAACATCATTAACTCGCCCCGCGGGTTGAAATGAATACTGTGCTGGCGTATAAAATTGTATTGTGGATCAGAAGGCCTAAGAGTTCCTCCTTCACCAAATTTCCATATCACTTCACCTGTATTTTTATCGATTTTCCAAACCTGGTTAAAATCTCTGAAGGAGATAAGGTAATTCCCATCCGCATCCAGCGCTATAGAATTTGCATGACCCCAATTTTCATGTAAATTAATTTTGCCTTTAAATTGTAAAGGATCCTCAACCTGCAGCAGGTTCCATTTCCAGATTATTTTACCCGTTCTTGATAACACCAAAATACCATCGGCAGTAAGGTACTGTTCTCTCTCTCCACCGAACTTTCGCAAATCATAACGGGCAGAATCATGCGTGATCGTAACGATGTTTCCGGCAGGATCATAGAATACCTCGTGATGCACTTTATACGGCAATCCCAATTTTTCCAAATCAAGATCAAGAATCACATTACCAAGTAAATCGGTTTCCATAATCCTGGCCGAATCATAAATGGATAAAATGGTGTTATTGTTAGTCCACGAAAATGCCCTGCGAACGGCTGTATCATATTCATGGTACCATACAATATCACCATTTTGGTTAAGCAGCACATCGGCCCCCTGTTTAAAAAACCTGCGAATCAGGATATACCCGTTAAAGAGTGTGGTATCAATAATATCTTTTTTTACGCGCACAATATGCCCCGGCACCGAATCGGTTGTAAAAGTATACTCCTCCGAAGTGGTCTGGCCCCTTTCATTAACCAGGTGGTACGCATACTGTGTATTGGGCTTAAGATTAACAAGGATTACTTCATGATACTTACCCAAACTGGCCTTTGATGCGTGTTTTAAGCGCGTGTTGTGCACCGGCCAATATTCGATACAAACCGAAACACTATCGGTAGTACTGAACCGGATTTGCGGAAGTAAAACATTACCATTTAAAAAGGTAATTTCAGGTTCAGAGTACCAGGACGACTGACATGCCCATGCAATCAGCGCCAGCATCAGCAATATAAAATGTACTCTCATCGGATAATGCGGTTTTTTATTTCCTTTAGAAGACTTTCCTGCGGTTCACGTTTTAATACATCTGTCGGATCGGCTTTGCGTAAAGCTTCCTGAATTCCCCTGGCATTTTCCTGATTATACAATTCCACATCTTCCTCGCTTAACCGAAAGCTACTTGCATCCGTAAACAACGGGTACCCCAGCCGGGTCAGCATCTCATGGGCCACGCCTTCAAAAATACCGATTTGTGTCAGGGTGAGCTCGCGCAAATATTTATGATGGTTGTTACGTAAGATTGGCTTAACCACATTTTTCCACATCTCACCGGAGCTGGCTGTATTAAGCGATTCTTCTGAATGGAAATAATCCATCATGGCTTCATCAAATTTCAGTTGAAGTTTGTTACATATACCCTCCAAAACCTCACGGGGATGCGCCAGTAATTCCTCATATTGAACCTCAATAAATCGTGCGTCCGGCACCTGACCTTTCAATTTTAATGAAAGTTCCTGTTCTGTTTTCCATTTCCGGGCAAGATGATACACATGCTTGGGGCCTACAATTGCCTTTAAAAAAGACAATGCTACATCGCGGCCATCGCGATAAATAAAAATATAATAGGGGTGAATGCCCGCATTTTCTATTTCGTCTGTATAATAAACACTCTCCATGCTTTTGCAGCACCAGTATCTGGCGCCCTCTTTGCGGGCTTTCATTTCATAAATTCTTCTGAAAATTTCTACAAGATTCCGCTGTTTACACGCCCGAAACACAGTTTCTGTATCAAACACAATATCCTGCCAGGGTACCGGATTTCTGTTTACCCATTTACAAACATCGGCTACCAGCAAACGGAAATTCTTCTCCTCGGCTAAATCTCCGTATAGTTCGAGTAATGGAAAAAATGTTTTAAGTATATGCGGAGGATGAGGGGCCGATATTTCAGGCAATTGGTTAAGCATTACCCGCAGCAGGTTTGAGCCTGACCGTTGAGTACCTACAAATTGAATGGCTGATAAGGATACTGAATTAATCACTGCGAGTAAAATAGGTAGCCTGCTAAGCCTGAAATTGCCACAAGAATAACAGGATTTATCTTAAACCGAAAAATTAATAAAAAAGAAACTACAAGAATGATAATCGTTGCAAATGGGTTTGCACCCGGCCAGTAATTACCAAGAACTGAAAATGCGGCTGCCAGAATAAGACCAACAACAACCGGCTTAATACCGGCAAGTGCAGCCTGAACAAACCGGTTTGATTTGTACCGACTAAAAAATTTTGAAACCAAAATCATCAGGAGTGAAGAGGGAAGAAAAATGGCTATTGTGGCGATAACGGCACCGGTTACTCCCTTTATTTTGTAGCCAAAGAAGGCCGCACTAATCAGTATAGGCCCCGGTGTAATCTGCCCCGCAGAGATACCCGCCAGAAATTCGGTCAGTGTAAACCATTGGGTTTTATCAACAAGAATACTCTTAAGAATCGGAACCATAACATACCCCCCTCCGAAAAGTGTAAGGCTGACTGAACTAAATATTGAGAACAGACGAACACCACTGTCTTCCGGAAAGAAATAGAGCACGACACTGTATACAAGTAGGCCCATCAGGAAAACAAATACAATAATCAAAACATGGCTAAACCGTACGGAAGACGCTTGCTGCTCTGTAACTGATGATTTTTTGTTAGTCAAAACTATGCCTTTGAAAGCGCCCAGCAAGAAAAGGCCAACAATACTGCCATAGCCTGGGAAGAGAAGAAAAACGGATGCGGCCAATGCCACTATAACCCACTCAGAAATTTTCCTGATGTTGTTTAAGCCCATGGTTACCGCCACAGCTAATAATAAAGCAACAATAACCGGTATAACTCCTTTTAAAACAGCATTGGCACTAACTATTTCGCCATAGTTAAAATATAAAACAGCAAATGCGGTAATCAGAAAAAATGACGGAATCAAAACAGCTATAACCGACACTATTGCCCCCGCCACACCTGCCAATACATAGCCGGTATAGGCAACCACATTTACCGCAACCGGTCCCGGCAATACAGAAGCGATAGCAATACCTTCAGTAATTGCTGCGTCATCAATAAGTTTCTCCTTGGTTACAAACCTGTTGCGAACCATGGCAATCAAGGCCATGTATCCTCCGAAGCTAGTCGAGCCGATCAATAAAAACCTCCAGAATAATTTTACAAGATTGGGCATACAGTTAAAAAAAAAGCCCTGATGCAAGTCACCAGGGCTTTTATGCTAATTCAAAAAATTAAATCGGAGTCAAGACTGTACGGCCATATTCGGCAAATACATTCTCCCAGAAAATAGTAATGACGCCTGTGCCTGGGTTAACGTTTGAGTCGTTCCCAAACGTATTGGCAGGGCCGTTCATAAGATAACCGTAAATATACGGAGCTGAGACAAGATTAAGTTTGCCGCAAACATCTTCAAATACAGCCGGTACTGGCGGATTTCCCCAGATAATGGGCTCCATTCCCCCGCTTAAGTCATCCAGGTTATACTGACCAATACCTGACGCAGCAGTAAGGTTAACCGTGTAGGCATTAACATCCGGTGCACCGTAATAATCAACCCAGTCAGTTACCGCATTGTAATTGCCTTCCAGGTCGGAAGGACAAAGCACCGAAACCGTACTGAACATGGGAGCATTGAAAAATGCACCCCCTGTAACCACACCATTGGTATTGGTGTTGGTAAATTCACGGCCATCTTTTAACCTGAGGATATGCCTGATTTCAAACACATCGCCACCATTTACATCGGTGGCTGTCAGCCCCAGGGCGGTAAGAATAGTAGCCGATTCGATGGTAATGGTAGCCCGCGGATAACCGGTAT encodes:
- the chrA gene encoding chromate efflux transporter; amino-acid sequence: MPNLVKLFWRFLLIGSTSFGGYMALIAMVRNRFVTKEKLIDDAAITEGIAIASVLPGPVAVNVVAYTGYVLAGVAGAIVSVIAVLIPSFFLITAFAVLYFNYGEIVSANAVLKGVIPVIVALLLAVAVTMGLNNIRKISEWVIVALAASVFLLFPGYGSIVGLFLLGAFKGIVLTNKKSSVTEQQASSVRFSHVLIIVFVFLMGLLVYSVVLYFFPEDSGVRLFSIFSSVSLTLFGGGYVMVPILKSILVDKTQWFTLTEFLAGISAGQITPGPILISAAFFGYKIKGVTGAVIATIAIFLPSSLLMILVSKFFSRYKSNRFVQAALAGIKPVVVGLILAAAFSVLGNYWPGANPFATIIILVVSFLLIFRFKINPVILVAISGLAGYLFYSQ
- a CDS encoding aryl-sulfate sulfotransferase, with the translated sequence MRVHFILLMLALIAWACQSSWYSEPEITFLNGNVLLPQIRFSTTDSVSVCIEYWPVHNTRLKHASKASLGKYHEVILVNLKPNTQYAYHLVNERGQTTSEEYTFTTDSVPGHIVRVKKDIIDTTLFNGYILIRRFFKQGADVLLNQNGDIVWYHEYDTAVRRAFSWTNNNTILSIYDSARIMETDLLGNVILDLDLEKLGLPYKVHHEVFYDPAGNIVTITHDSARYDLRKFGGEREQYLTADGILVLSRTGKIIWKWNLLQVEDPLQFKGKINLHENWGHANSIALDADGNYLISFRDFNQVWKIDKNTGEVIWKFGEGGTLRPSDPQYNFIRQHSIHFNPRGELMMFDNGELKARPNSRVLSFQINEREHTVTPAIYIELPRALSSYRMCSAEMIGEGRYLVCTTRKDATVTVVNDSGQILWKITADNASYRAYFIKNPFKNYIQAATRSLATLPD
- a CDS encoding ABC transporter permease — translated: MLKNYLKVAFRSLIKQRVYSFINIFGLSVGIASCLLITLFVTSEFSYDTFHPYADRIYKIALERKYPNHSTYYAIIPHSYAEVIPEDFPEVESVVRMGGPFNDVVVTYEKGDEKIQFEEDYIMAADSNFFNVFNIKLLQGNVNSIFTTVNDIVLTESAAKRYFGTEDPIGKTLKFFNNDFKVTGICEDVPHNSHMKFDFLTKWNEQFFGDRRVNFITFSAHVYLVLKPGTNPIELEAKFPKMVDTYASAQIESDLGKSWEDYKKEGNGYRYFLQPLPSIHLDPTNIEAKMQPGGNINYVYFLIGIAVLIVVIASINFMNLATARSAERAREVGVRKTMGSMKNQLIFQFLIESILICFIATLLALLWVQLALPGFNLLAQKSLSLQITPLIILSLALLILGVGFLAGSYPAFVLSGFNPVAVMKGNFTGSANGSWLRSGLVVFQFIISISLIAGTLIISRQMKFMQNKSLGFDKEQILLIERAFVLQDKTKTFLEEVRKLPEVEKAGGSFAMLGRQGDFFGAQFIGKGSSEILTTKSMVIDDELAETIGFEFVDGKGYSKETSDSLSIILNETAVKTMGLVDPVGQTLNQIQRGPNGTQTVTFTIIGVIKDFNFQSLRDPITPLTIQSTETFGPAIGYAYIRIKGNGIQRGVEKIEGLWKEMVPGQPMKYSFLDQNLNANYETEQRAGAVFATFSALAICIACVGLFGLAAYTASLRTKEIGVRKVMGASVGSVVFLLSKDFTKLILIAFVIAVPLSWYLMNNWLNGFAYRINLDVGTFLLAGFIAVAIAWVTVSYQSIKAAIANPVRSLRSE
- a CDS encoding sulfotransferase, translated to MINSVSLSAIQFVGTQRSGSNLLRVMLNQLPEISAPHPPHILKTFFPLLELYGDLAEEKNFRLLVADVCKWVNRNPVPWQDIVFDTETVFRACKQRNLVEIFRRIYEMKARKEGARYWCCKSMESVYYTDEIENAGIHPYYIFIYRDGRDVALSFLKAIVGPKHVYHLARKWKTEQELSLKLKGQVPDARFIEVQYEELLAHPREVLEGICNKLQLKFDEAMMDYFHSEESLNTASSGEMWKNVVKPILRNNHHKYLRELTLTQIGIFEGVAHEMLTRLGYPLFTDASSFRLSEEDVELYNQENARGIQEALRKADPTDVLKREPQESLLKEIKNRIIR